A genomic region of Thermodesulfobium narugense DSM 14796 contains the following coding sequences:
- a CDS encoding ATP-dependent Clp protease ATP-binding subunit — MFEKFTEKAAKAIILAQEEAKRLGHNFVGTEHILLGLLAEGTGIANKVINSMDIEPQDIRREVERLIGRGGGTLISEIPFTPRAKRVLELSWEEARLLGHNHIGTEHILLGLLREGEGIGARVLKSFNMDIGKVRSQIIQIISGGSVIKSKESGRTPLLNEFGRDLTALAREKKLDPVIGRDKEIRRLIQIMCRRTKNNPVLIGDPGVGKTAIVEGLAQAIVDNNVPPMLRKKRLISLDLGLLIAGTKYRGEFEDRLKKITEEIKNAGNIILFIDELHTIVGAGAAEGAVDAANILKPALARGEIQCIGATTVEDYRKHLEKDAGLERRFHPIHVEEPTQEEAIQILFGLKEKYEAHHGVKITEDAITSSVKLAKRYISDRFLPDKAIDILDEASAKVKLKEPVMSEAWKELYKKLENVIEEKENVIRMQDFEKAAVLRDNEQKIRNEISSFTNQEEVNALEVKVVTEEDIAEVVSEWTGIELKKLTESEMKKLLNLEEALHKRIVSQHEAVVSIAKTLRRTRAGLQDPKKPLGSFLFLGPTGVGKTELAKTLAEYLFGSEESLLRFDMSEYMEKHTVSRLIGAPPGYVGYTEGGQLTDAVRRRPSSVILFDEIEKAHPDVFNLLLQILDDGRLTDGKGRTVNFKNTILIMTSNLGTHMLKEGSPGFLASSNSLDYEKLKSQIQRELKDTFRPEFLNRIDEIIIFNSLTQEDMINITKKMLENVKEKLKVNLIDITFSEKVVNQLAKEGYDPKFGARPLKRLIQKKIEDPIADKIIEGSIKQCDSIEVDFDSCEFVFKNTQELVSTRSSNSK; from the coding sequence ATGTTTGAAAAGTTTACCGAAAAGGCAGCCAAGGCTATAATCCTTGCTCAGGAAGAAGCCAAGCGCTTAGGCCATAATTTTGTCGGTACTGAACATATACTTTTAGGTCTCTTGGCTGAAGGAACAGGAATAGCTAACAAAGTTATCAATTCAATGGACATTGAACCTCAAGATATAAGACGTGAAGTAGAAAGGCTTATAGGCCGCGGCGGCGGCACACTTATATCAGAAATTCCTTTTACGCCAAGGGCAAAGAGAGTACTAGAGCTTTCCTGGGAGGAGGCAAGGCTCCTGGGACATAATCACATCGGTACTGAACACATCCTTCTAGGACTACTTCGAGAGGGAGAAGGAATAGGCGCAAGGGTCTTAAAATCTTTCAACATGGACATTGGAAAGGTTAGAAGCCAAATCATCCAAATAATTTCGGGCGGTTCTGTAATAAAGAGTAAAGAGTCCGGACGTACACCTCTTTTGAACGAATTTGGAAGAGATCTTACAGCGTTAGCCCGAGAGAAAAAACTTGATCCTGTAATAGGTAGAGATAAAGAGATAAGAAGACTAATCCAAATAATGTGCAGAAGGACAAAAAATAATCCTGTACTTATAGGGGATCCTGGCGTTGGAAAGACAGCAATAGTAGAAGGACTAGCACAAGCAATTGTAGACAACAACGTTCCACCAATGCTAAGAAAAAAGCGCCTGATCTCTCTTGATTTGGGACTACTAATAGCTGGCACAAAATATCGCGGCGAGTTTGAAGATAGGCTAAAAAAGATAACCGAAGAGATAAAAAATGCTGGCAACATAATACTCTTTATAGATGAATTACACACAATTGTCGGAGCAGGAGCAGCAGAAGGTGCAGTAGATGCGGCAAATATACTAAAACCCGCCCTTGCAAGGGGAGAAATCCAATGCATTGGAGCTACTACTGTAGAAGATTACAGGAAGCATCTTGAAAAGGATGCAGGACTTGAAAGAAGGTTTCATCCAATACATGTAGAAGAACCTACTCAAGAGGAAGCTATCCAAATACTTTTCGGCTTAAAAGAAAAGTACGAAGCACACCATGGAGTAAAAATTACTGAAGATGCAATAACTTCATCAGTTAAGCTTGCCAAAAGATACATCTCCGATAGATTCTTGCCAGACAAGGCAATTGACATTCTTGATGAAGCCTCAGCAAAAGTTAAACTCAAAGAGCCAGTAATGTCAGAAGCGTGGAAAGAACTTTATAAAAAATTGGAAAACGTTATTGAAGAAAAGGAAAACGTTATAAGGATGCAAGATTTTGAAAAAGCGGCAGTGTTGAGGGACAACGAACAAAAGATAAGAAACGAAATATCCAGTTTTACCAATCAGGAAGAAGTCAATGCTCTTGAAGTCAAAGTGGTGACAGAAGAGGACATAGCTGAAGTAGTTAGCGAGTGGACTGGTATTGAGCTAAAGAAGCTTACAGAATCTGAAATGAAAAAGTTATTAAACCTTGAAGAAGCCCTACACAAGAGGATTGTTTCACAACATGAAGCTGTTGTCTCAATTGCAAAAACTTTAAGAAGAACAAGAGCGGGGCTTCAAGATCCCAAAAAACCGCTGGGCTCTTTCTTATTTTTGGGACCAACGGGCGTTGGGAAAACAGAACTTGCCAAAACGCTTGCAGAATATCTTTTTGGCAGCGAAGAATCTCTCCTCAGATTTGATATGTCTGAATATATGGAAAAACATACTGTGTCACGACTAATCGGTGCTCCTCCTGGTTATGTAGGATATACTGAGGGAGGCCAGTTAACAGATGCAGTTAGAAGAAGACCTTCATCAGTTATTTTGTTTGATGAAATAGAAAAAGCTCACCCAGATGTATTCAATCTCTTATTGCAAATTTTAGATGACGGAAGACTAACTGACGGCAAGGGCAGAACAGTTAACTTCAAGAATACTATACTTATAATGACTTCAAATTTAGGGACTCATATGCTTAAGGAAGGCTCCCCTGGTTTTCTGGCAAGCTCTAATTCGCTTGATTATGAAAAGCTAAAGAGCCAAATCCAAAGAGAGTTAAAGGATACTTTTAGACCAGAATTCTTAAATAGAATAGACGAAATAATCATTTTCAATTCTCTAACACAAGAAGATATGATAAACATTACCAAAAAGATGCTAGAAAACGTAAAAGAAAAACTAAAAGTCAATCTAATAGACATAACCTTCTCAGAAAAAGTAGTTAATCAACTGGCAAAGGAAGGATATGATCCAAAGTTTGGAGCTAGGCCTCTAAAGAGATTGATCCAAAAGAAAATTGAAGACCCAATTGCTGACAAGATTATAGAGGGCTCAATCAAGCAGTGTGATTCTATAGAAGTTGACTTTGATTCGTGCGAATTTGTATTTAAAAATACTCAAGAACTTGTATCAACGAGGAGCAGCAATAGCAAATAA
- the rfaD gene encoding ADP-glyceromanno-heptose 6-epimerase — protein MRILVTGAAGFIGSNLVKALENHFPTYEIYALDDFSSGHFKNLLGFKGEVITADISCKEVWERLKDYRFDVIFHEGAISDTRVLDQGLVMRVNTESFKYLLDLAKCSKSKVIYASSAAVYGNSPAPQKEDEGLVPENVYGFSKYAMDMIALKFMEINPDIQVCGMRYFNVYGPGEDFKGEYASMIRQMFMRIKKGQNPRLFKYGEQKRDFVYIKDVINANIKAMESDVSGIFNIATGVARSFNDIVKIISDVTKKDINVEYFDCPYDFYQNLTQADISRAKSFLGYIPEYDLETGIKEYINYLEKF, from the coding sequence TTGAGGATTCTAGTTACTGGAGCAGCTGGTTTTATAGGTTCTAACTTGGTTAAGGCTCTTGAAAATCACTTTCCTACTTATGAAATATATGCCTTAGATGATTTTTCAAGCGGTCATTTTAAAAATCTTTTGGGATTTAAGGGAGAAGTAATAACTGCTGATATATCTTGCAAAGAAGTTTGGGAGAGATTAAAAGACTATAGATTTGACGTTATATTTCATGAAGGTGCCATATCTGACACAAGGGTCTTAGATCAAGGTCTAGTGATGAGGGTAAACACGGAGTCTTTTAAATATTTGCTCGATCTTGCAAAGTGCTCTAAATCAAAGGTAATCTATGCTTCTAGTGCTGCAGTTTATGGGAATTCGCCTGCGCCGCAAAAAGAAGATGAAGGCTTAGTGCCAGAAAACGTTTATGGCTTCTCAAAATATGCAATGGACATGATAGCGCTCAAGTTTATGGAAATAAACCCTGATATCCAAGTTTGTGGTATGAGATATTTTAACGTGTATGGTCCCGGTGAGGATTTTAAAGGTGAATATGCGAGTATGATAAGACAGATGTTTATGAGAATTAAAAAAGGACAAAATCCAAGACTTTTTAAATATGGCGAGCAAAAAAGGGATTTTGTGTATATAAAAGACGTAATTAATGCAAACATAAAGGCAATGGAAAGTGACGTATCTGGCATATTTAACATAGCTACTGGAGTGGCAAGGTCATTTAACGATATTGTAAAGATCATTTCTGATGTTACGAAAAAAGATATCAACGTAGAGTATTTTGATTGTCCGTATGACTTTTATCAGAATTTGACTCAAGCTGACATTTCAAGAGCAAAATCTTTTTTGGGGTATATCCCTGAATACGATCTTGAGACAGGCATAAAAGAGTATATAAATTACTTAGAGAAGTTCTAA